The window TATCCTGCACATTTTTTTCAATGTTTgctcatcattaaaaaaaaacccagaaggaATATTTATTATAGGAGCATATTTAATGAAGCATTGTGTTAGCCATTAAGTAAAAAGTTTATTCAGAGGCAAACTATTTTAACATTTGTGTTAAAGATTCTCTAAATTTAATTTTTGAAAGAGGTGAGGGATTATAATCTAGCTTCAATAAATCTGTAATTATGTTTAATTTACAGAGCTGTACTGCTATATTTTTGATTTCatgatcttaagggcctgtcccacttacgcgaccttggctcgcaaattacgcgacctcgtggtcgcttgagccgtacgggcaCTGTAGGGCTGCGTGGGGCAGgacccacttagaagcgcggagttgtgcagggctagTCCCGGCATCGtgcagggctccgaaaatcttgcagtgaccgaaatcttcgtgcgccaacggcctgttggcACGCAGGTGCCTTGcggtcgtacacagcgtcttgatggcgtatgcctagcgcgtggcgttgcgtgctgacgtcaccgcccgacgccgtgcgacgctcaaattcagtcggcccgtctcctgcccagctgattgataagcatgacgtaaatgacgtcacgcgcaaacttcctgcgaactccgcttccagttggtcgcgccaaacgcacgcaatcgcatgcaagtgggacaggccattaagtcATTTGTTTCCTATGTGGGGCACGACAGTGAGACTTGCAAAATTGTGGCATGGTGGtactgtggtagagttgcagtattacagcgccagagactgggtttgATTTTGACTCCagctgttgtctgtacggagtttgctcattcttactgtgactgtgtgggttttctctgggtgctctggtttcctcccacattccaaagatgtgcaggtttacaggttatttggcttctgtaaattgtcccttgagtggAGGAAAGAGTTATatgaggtgattgttggtcagcgcggacttgggacaaacggcctgtttccatactgcatctctCAAACTAAAATTAATTTTGTACATACTCAATAGTGAAAAGTTCATTTTTTTCCCTGACGATCACAAGGCTGACATTGAAATTCAAATTTGGCTCAAGGAACAGTATCAAATCAGGATAATGGGTTTAAGTATTTACAGTTCGGCAATGTGATATTGATACGGTCGACTGGGGCAAATGGTCTACTTCTATGTCATAATTTCTGTACAAAATTCTATGTCGCAGGTATTTTCAATCATAGCTGCAATACAAACCTTATTTGTATACTTTGTAAGATCAGCAGCAACGTCAGCAGATGGAGTAGCTATGGGTAGATCTGTGTTGTACACCGAACTGGAGGCTGTGTTCACGACTGCTGAACTGCTGCCTGCTGCTGATAGAGATGACGTACTTGTAACCAAAGTAATGGAAGAAGTGGAAGTTGCCAGAGTTGCCTCTTTCTGCTGCACAGCTGCAATAGGAAGTAAAGTCAAAGTATGAAAAGTGAGAATAGGTCAGTGTCCTTGAATTGTAGTTTTCTTTCTTGGCTATCAGTCAAACCCTCCCAAACTCTCAAATCATAACCAACTTTTGTACAATATGAGCTTTGACCATTTTGGAAGCGGCAATAACTGAACTTATAAATTTTGTTCTTTCGTACAGTTCATGGTGCCAATAAAGAATAGGGAGTTGTTTTCCTGCAATTAAGGAAAAATGGTAGATCTCAATATGCTGACTCCGTTAATCTTAAAAAAACTGTGTTTTGATTGAGATGCTGCAGATTATTCAAGATAATTCGATGAACCCCTAGGAGCTATTGTGtatttctctctgtgactgttttGTACAATCACGGACAGGATCAATCTACTTATTGCCCCAGTACAAAATCAAGACTTTTTCCATGCCtgtaatggataggaaaggtttaaagggatatgggctaaactcgggcaaatgggactagcttagatggggcatcttgatcggcatggatgagttggactgaagagcctgcttctatgctgtatgactctataacaaaaTTACCGCTAACATGCGGTTTGCCGTCTGCCAGATTTAGAGCTAGACTCAAAATATTTATACCTTTCACAGCCAATCTTGTCTGGTATCGCGTTCCTGTGTTCTGAGACTGTTGCTGTTGAGTCGTCGGcacttgctgctgctgttgctgccttTGGACCTTCTGCAAATGCCATTTCTGTGAGGAGGTCTGAAACTTGGTCGAGGGATTCCACACGACTGCACGTTGGACAGATGGTACGGTTTCCTTTGGCAATAAAGGCCGTTGCTTTTTAACCGGACTGTTGCTAACAGTGGCAGCTGAAACTGTGGATGTGGACACCGCGCTGGCAGCTGTTGTTATAGTGGTTGAAGGGGTCTGGCTTGGGAGACTGGGATGTGAAGAAGCAACCTCACCTTTAGGTTGACTGGAGACGGTTGCAGTGGGTGATGCTTTACCTATACACATAATTAGGAATATTACTTTTTCCCCTTATAACTATTAGAACCGATAATCAGCAGTCAATTCACAATTCACTCTTTGATTGTAATATTCATTGTAATAAAATGGAAAGCTGGTGGAAAGAGCATATTATGTTCAAGGTATTCCTtctcccaccactctctctgaaATTTCCAGTGAAAatatttaatctttaaaaatcTGATGTAACTTTTATTCTTCATATCATCACCTTTTTGGACGAACCTCCTATAAAATATGGCACATCACAACCAAAAAAAATCTACGTCCCTGCACCATGAATCAAGCTAGTACTGAGGAAAATTTAGTTCATGTTAATCCCGCTGTAAAAATTAACATCCCACATTAAAAGACGCCaaactagatttttttttttaaacaatcatctTATTCACAAAAAGAGTGAAATACTTTGAAGAAAGCACTTCCCAAGACTTTCCTTCCTGTTTAGGTTATTGTATTCCCTTATTTCAACATCACAATGCAGCTGTACTAGTCGTTGGTGAgacccacacttggagtactgtgtgctctTCTGGTGGCCCAGCTACAGGAAATATGTCATTCAGCTGGAggggatgcagaggagattcaccaggatcttGCCTGAGCTTGCaagcttgagttacagggagaggatggGACTTTTtttgctttggagtgtgggaggctgaaccttattgaggtgtaaagGATGATGAGGGGCAAGAATAAaatgaatggtcacagtctttttccccagggtggaagatTCCAAAACTAATGGGCACAGGCTTAAGTTGGGAGAGGAGatttttaagagggacctcagaggCAGCTTTCCCCACTCAGAGAGTAGGTCTGTACATGGAATAGGCTGCCAAAGGAAGCTATAGACTTTTCAGTCATTTGGACAGatttatggacaggaaaggtttcgagggcaATGGGCCACATGTGGACAAATGGGGCTAGCCCAATAGGccaacttgatcggcatggacaaggtgggtcaTAGGGGCTTGCTTCCATACCATACATATGGCTCTATTAAATAACGTCACAGAaacctataccaagccaataaatttCTGATTCAACTAGTCTAAtggttctattacaaatcttaaattgtggagtacagaggcaaatgaataaatgatgggcctttgccccaaacattatggagggcactgtataatacCATTAAGGAAAGCACAGGTTTAAGTATACATACTTTCCGTATTTGACGAGGCTGGCGATTCTTTCATTGTTGGTGTTGACTCCTTTTTGCTCTTCTCACCTTTCTTGCCTTCTCGTACAGCTTCTTTGCTTTCATCTCCTAAATCGATAACTAGTTCATTGTCAGAATCAGAATCCAGTCCCAAATGCACTGTTGGAGAATCAGTCTCATCTTTATTTCCCAGTTTCTCCTTTGTTCCTTGATGTAGATTTTTAATTTTCTCAATGTGCTCTTTGTCCGAATCCCCATTTGCCTTTTCCTTCCCCAGAGCCTCATTTTTGGCCACAAGAGAACTTGGATTGGTCTCCTGCTTCACTTCCCCATGAACTACTAAATGTTTAGGCTTCTTTTTCACAAAGGGAGATTCCTTTTCACTCCTGGTACCatccttttcctctctctcttcttgtCCGTTGTTTAGCTTTGGACCTTCATCACTGGCATATTCACTGTCAGAAGTGTCCGATTTTTCTGAATCTTCAGAATCGCTGTGTTCCGCACCCGCATCAACATCTTCAGAAATTTCATTTATCCCTTGGGATAAGAATATATAGAATTTTGAAATAATACCAGACATATCATCAATGAAGTCTCAAAAAAAATGTACATGCTTCAAAAGTTGATAATAAACGTATCAAACTAAAGAATATTCCAATATAGAGTGCACTAACTCCATTATTAATAGCATTTCCTATTAACCAATATGATGCTCTTATATGCAACTTGTCAAAACAAGCCAGTAGAGAGCAAGAAGTATTGGTGCCTGGTGGtgctttaaaataaaaatgtaatttcGCAGCATAAGTGGAACTAATTCAACTTCAAAATCTccataagatttaaaaaaaatacaagaaTATAATTGGCATAAATTTGGCAAGGACAATCCCCTTGATTTTTAAGTGATTTGAACTATCTGGATCAAATCAATTCCCATGCAAAAAATCGGTATTGTTTTACTTTTGGTTTAtggatcctcatccttcctcttccaacgtccacaatcagttccttggtcttactgacattgagagccaggttgttgtgatcGCACCATTTGGCCAGTCGATCGATCTCATGTCTACACTCTGACtcttcaccatctgtaattcgtccaacaaaggCGGTGTCGTCGGTGAACTTGAGGATGGAGCttgcactgtgtccggctacacggTCGTTAGTATAGAGTGAACTTCATCTAAAGTCTGGCAGAATAAACCGCCAGGAAATTGCCAAAGTAGTATTTGCTTTGGTTCCTAACTTGCTTTTGAAAGTGAATGATAACTGTTTTGTGCAGAAATGCCCCCAAAATTCCCAAAAAGTTGCCAATACATTTCAAAGTAAAGAGAAGCTGGATAGTAGCCTTTTTGCTGGTTTATGACTTAGAAAGCTGCAGAAATCCCAGCAATTCAATCAAATTATTAATCTTTTCTTTACCATTAGGCTGTTTCTTTACAAAGGAACAGTAATCACTGTTCAAAATACATCATACAAAATCCAACAGGGATCATTGGATTTTATAACAGTCATAAATTAAACTGATTATTCTCAAGAAAATTAACtgcagtccttcctcaaatcaattAACAAGATTAACAATTTGAGGGAGATAACTCGTGCGAGTTATCTAtgaaaaatgtaacattttattTTCTGAGTAATAGGGCTTTCTAATCTTGTCCTGTATTCCAAAAGAGGTCACACATTATCATTTGGTCCTACAATGCAGTATAGAATGCCTCATAGAGCACAGCACTTACATATTCAAACTTTTGCCAATATCTCTTCAGTCCAACGAAACAAATAATCTTTGTGATGATCAGAATACAAAGACTCTAAAATACGAGTTTAGAGTCTTTGTATTTTAATCATCACAAAGATGATCAgataaatacagcgtggaaacaaacccttcagcccaccgagtctgcgccgaccagtgatcaccccgcacattaacacaatcctacacactagggacaagttacaattttaccaaagccaattaacctacaaacacacactttGGGCTgcaggaggaaactagagcacccagagaaaacccatgtgatcacagggacaatgtacaaactccgcacagacggcacccgtagtcaggatggaaccgtggtctctgacactgtgatgcagcagctctactcgcCACGCCGCCGTTTCACTGTTTGTCTCCCCTGTGCAGGCAGACGGGGCTGGGACTGGATGTACAGTGGCCCGGGTCAGTGCCATCGTGGCACCCAGCGTACGTTGATCGGTGACTACGTGCCCTCCTTTCCCATGGCCACACACAGTGGGATAACAATCATATCTGGACTGGCTGCCATTAGCCTCCTGGAAACACACAATGTGCATGTGAAATTGAACTAATATGGCAGGCAAATAAGCAAGCCGTGCGTGGTGAatcaaagagatctttattgGTGAAGTAAAGAGAACAACACACGCGAATGGGGGAAGGCTGACCCGGGGCTCAATACTTATACTAGAGCACACCCCTAAACCTCATGACAACTGCTTCCCGCCATTACCCAGTAATATGACCCTATCCCCAACTGCCGAGGGTTCACATAGTAAGTGGCCTccccaccgggtggcgccacaggacccccccccctccccccagaaccggaggcatGAAAGCGAAAGGGTAGGCGAACGAGGCATTGATCCCGCACATTCACTAACAGAGACTAGGCCCAGAGGAAATCTGTGCCTAGCAATGGCTGGGAAACCATCAACCACCGTAAAGGTCGAGGTAAAATGGCATGGGCCAAAGATGAGCATGATCGTGCGAACTCCAAACGTCCATATGGACCTGCCGTTGACTGCAGTCAGCGAAGGACCCCACTTGCCATAACGAGTGTCCACCCCCGACAGGGGTAAAGCGCCAACCTCCGCGCCCGAGTCCTTAGTGTCGATCCCACACGTGtagaggcgatttttcaggccgaCCGCCGCAGTGACTACTAGTGGCCGGCCCTGGCATTTTCCGGATACAAGCAGGGCGGGCGGCACAGATGGGCTGCGGGACCCGAGCGCTGGTGGTAGTAACACCACTTCCCCTTACCAGGGTCGTTCAGGACTGGCGACGCAGCTGAACTCCCGGTGGACATAGGGCCTGGTCTCTGGGCCCTCCAGCCGATACCTGATCGATCGAGTCACCACCCTGCCGCTTGGCTTGCCACAGCTCGTCCGTCGCTAACAGCAGGAGGCCTGCGAAATCCTCACCGGTGAGCAGTAGGCGAATGTCGTCCGACATCTACTCCAAAAAGGTGTGCTTGAAAACCAGGCAGGGCCGACGCCCATCCATGAGGGTGAGCATCTCACTCATGAGCTCCAACAGCTTGCGATCGCCGAGGCCGCCCATACGTATGAGCCGTGCTGTGCGGTCCGTCCGGGCAGCTGAGCGCAAAGGTCTGCAAGAGCAGCGCTTTAAGGCCCTCATATTTGTCCTGATCCGGTAGCGCACGTCGGTAAGGGATCAGGCGACCGGCCGTTTCCTGATCCAACGCGCCGACCACATAGTAGTACCGCGTGTCGTCGGCTGTTATGCGTCGAACGTGGAACTGGGCTGCGATGTCCAGAACACGGGCAACTTCAGGGAGACAAAATTCTGCTGGGCCGGATTGTCAGCGACCTCGGGCTGTTGAGGTTGATAGTTGACTGCGTCCATGATTTAAATCCAAAATGACTGttttggatcgtcggggtcaccaatatggcaggcgaataagcaagccatgtgtggtgaatcaaagagatctttattgTTGAAGTAAAGAGAACAACACACACGCGAATGGGGGAAGGCTGACCCGGGGCTCAATACTTATACCGGGGCACACCCTTATACCTCATGACAACTCCTTCCCGCCATTACCCAGTCGTGTGACCCTACCAccgactgccgagggttcgcatAATAAGTGGCCTACCCACTGGGTGGAGCCACactaaattattttaaatcacaTCTTAGTCTTGGCAATTCCAGACAGAGTGCTGGATTCTCTATTAAATGCGAGTAAATACAAATCTCTATCTCAAATATCATTAATACTAAACTTCTcttcaataaatgtattttagCAGGTCATATCCATCATGTTGATTTGACGAGTCTTTAGAAGGcttcccaaacgtcacccatccattttctccagagatgctgcctgacccactgagttactccagcactttgtgtctatgttggtTTCCTTGTCCATTAAAATGCATCACTCCAACTTTACCAAAGGTATGGGGAAATTAATTTGTCCCTTAAAAAATGCATACCACAAACAAACAATTAAAAGGTGAAATGCCAACTCTCCTGCCTTCCAAACCATTAAGTTTAGGAAAAAAAATCTTCTACCAAACTTTAATTACACTGATATTCCAAAGAACGAATAAGTCCTTCCTGAAGCCTTAAAATTTGATAAATAACAAACACATTCTCACCTAACTGTGCTTTACAACTTTCTATTGTCTTGTCGAGATTAAGCAGGAAACTGCTCCGGACTGGGTGTTTTTTGGGTGAAGTGAGGAGCACAGGAGCTGATTGCACCACAGATTCACTCAGCTCTTTCAGATCCATCTCTGCTTTACTGCGATCTATCAGACAAGAGGacagaataaaacattaatgagaaAGCAAAACCAATGATGTGGTATCAGCCTGAAGCAAGCCTCTGTTGAAGACATCTGAAAAGACAGAGAGGTGACCCAAAGCCAATGTGGAACATGGTCTCAGAATACTGATCATTCTAGAATGCAATATTAAGAGATGGTGTGAAAACAATGGAGTTTGGCAAATCAATGACAACATGGCCTTTGAGACAATAAATTGGACAGAATACCAAGCTATTACTGTTTTAGGACCACGATAGAAATGAAAAGCACAGCTGAAGCCACAGAATAAGTAATAATGAAAGAAAACAACTTTTCAATCATACCAAATATAGAAAACTGCATGACAATCTCCCTACTCTATCTTGTGGCCTACAATAtacaatgaaaaataaactaTGAAAATAACTGGGATGGTGTGTTACTGGGACAACCTTGTTGAATCATAAAACAAAGCTTTTGTTTTGAAAAAGTGATACTTGTCCAACCTTCTGCATCTAATTTCCTCTCAAACAATGTACGTTACTCATTTCAAAGTCCCCTTCCCTGGCTGGAAATAGCTAAAAGAAGATGGCACACAACACTGGACAATCCCAATGCATGCACATACACTGCTCCCACACAGCCTCTTCACGTGGCCATAGATTGACTAAAAATCCCATAAAGCCAATGGAAAAAACATTTTGTGGTCACAACTAACCAAGGTTTAGATTAAGGATGCTGCCCGTAGGAGGGGTTTTCAGAGTCCTTTCTGATTTAGCAGCAATGGGAGTGGAGGACTGAGGAGAGAAGGGTTTTGGGCTGCCCGACACACTGCCAGCTTGACTTGTCTTCATAGATCCAGGAGAAGCTGAAAGAGGAAACAAACTGGATCAATGTGGATCGGGCAGAGAATTTCAGGTTTGAACATTGTTTGTAACCTGTACCACAAATGAACATGAAGTCAGTTGGAGGAGGAAGGTTTGTCATCCAAAACTCGACACAGAATGGGAATGGGTGaatggacatagaacatagaatccaTCAAGCTAATGCATGATCCCTGCATGACTCTGGGCTTCTTCATTTTTAAGATCAAGTTCATCTGCCAGACAAATTCCATATTCAGTGATAATCCTTTACCTATCCTCAAATCTCCTTTCTGTTGGAATAACATTAAGAATCTTGTGTAAGGTGGTATTAATAATGTCAACACAATTTCAAGTTTGCCAGACCAAAGTTGCAGTCTCCATTACTTGGAAGATCTTTACATACTGGTAACATCAGCACATCATCTCCAAAATACAGAACTCTCTATGGAAACGGCATGCAAAACTACCCTCTTAAAATCCAAGACCATATATTTTTAGATTTACTTTTTAAGATGTTTAGATTACTCTTTAAAACCCTAGAGCGtctatttgtctgaagaagggttccgacccgaaacggcagcgatcctttttctccagagatgctgcctgacccactgagttactccagcactttgtgtcaatcttcaacatctatttttaaatcttttcacttttcactgcACAAATTCCTAGTAGCATCTGTCGACTTAATGATACAATATTTCTGCCTCCCAATAAAATTACTGGGATACAGTCACCCATTCCCAATTCATTTTAGGTCTAATGCCACTCTGGTATAAAACTTTCTGTTCTACTGTGATGTCTGGAAAACAGAACTGACAGTCCTCAGTGCAGGGCAACTGAAATGCTTTTACACAACCTACTGGGGACAGTGTATATGGGAATTATATCGAAAAAAAATTGGCAATCAAATTTATAAGCATAAATTTTGAAGGAGTTATAAAGGTACAACCTCTCCAATGGGTTCCTTTTATATAGCTTTTGAAAAAAAAGATGGTTAATTTCACCTTTTCCTTCCCGCTCCATCAAATGCTGCCTCAACATACACTTCGAAACAAGTTGTTAAAGTTAAGGTATATCATACCTGTGCTCCGGTCAATGAAGTCCATCGACTCCTCGCTTGCACTAAAGTGACTGGAAGTAGCTTTCATGCTCTTCTCTGTAGGATCAGTTTCTAGGTCAGAACCAGTGTGCACTGAAGAATTGGTGCTCATTGGTGAACGAGGCGTGTCCATTAGTGAAATTCTCTGACTGGGACCACCGATTAACAGAGACTTGCTGAGAACTATTTTTGGCGAGGCAGTCATATCAAAGTTTAGTTTGATTTTCTCATATTTATCAGGCTTAGCAGTTCCTGCGGCTGGGTTCTGGGGATCTTTCAGCATCTGGAATTGGTTGTTGGGAGTGTATGGTGACCGAAAAGGTGCATAATTGAATGTTCCAAACTTTTTACGAATGTTTTCCACATATACCTCCATTTCTTGCATTGCACTATTGAAGATGCTTTTCGTCTTTTTCACAGAAAAGGGGATTTCTCTGGACATGAGGTAGCAGTTATTTATTGGAACCCAAGCCCTGTGTATAGGAGAAAAAATTGTTATATTAATGCCTCTTTTAGATTTATTTGCCAATATTTTCTCTTCGGCTCCAACATCACAATGACAAAAACATGTTACTTATAAATGCAAATCAAACCCATTGAGGATCAGATTGTCTTTTGATCCAAGGGCCAGAGGTCAAGAATTTTGAGAGATCTTTTAACACGTTTTGTCATCGTCATATCATGTTATTTTCAATGGTCATGCTTGTGGGTCACTGATATACAATTCATTCCAGTGTGGCATCGCTGATTAAGACAATTACCCTCAGTGTTTTCAAATCCCTCCTTGGCATTTAGGTATCTGTCTTTGCATCTCTTCATGTGGCTGAAagtcaaattttgataatgcttcGGTGAAGGGCCTTGGGGTGTTTTGCTATGTAAATGGAGCCACATCAATGCATGGAGTTATTGCCAGGATTTAGTAAACTCAGGGGATAACCAGCCACTTTGCGCAAATGCCAGCTAGCAACGCATcatgcaggacaaagcaaccTACTTGACTGGCGTTTCATTACccattttaaacattaattcccTCCACCATGAGTACACAGGCTACTTTGGAAGCTCCTCCCAAACCATCCATCACCAAGAAGATCAAGTGCAGCAGGTGCATGGGACCACCACCATTTTGGGTACCACTGAGCCACATCTAGAATTATATTGCTGGTCCTTCATCATTACTGAATTCAAATCTAGGAACTCCTTAACCAATAGCAATGCAGTTGGATGCTCTTAAGACAAATCATTCCTTAATTTAGATTTTGAAAACACACCCTATGTTCCATTTAGAATTAAGAGTGGATTGGTGCTCTGATTATTCTGGCCTCAAGATATACACTCATGCCCCACTCCAGAACTTGAGATCATGCACTGTGAGTTAGCAAAAAGCAAATAAACTTTGGCATGGGGCTCTGGCCACATGAATAATAGTACACTTAAAACAACAACATTAttttcttgaagaagggtctcggcctgaaacatcacccattccttctctccagagatgttggctgccccgctgagttactccagcattttgtgtctatctttggtgtaaacctgcatctgcagttcattcctacacattactCACCTGTCATGCTGCCCAAAGAATCGCGCGTCAACCTGTCCTTCCTTGTCCCGCAGTGCTTTTGCAGGCCAGAAGGGAAAGCCTTTAAGCTTTGCCCAGACAAGTGGGTGGGGATTACTctgcaaacaaaaaacaaaaaaaaattgtgataagAGGCAGGTAAATCTGAACTGTTGGAAGATTACTGCATTGCTGAATGGAGAAGATCAAGTAGAACATGAAGAATTACACAAGTTCAATGCGAGTAATTATAACCAATAGGTTATATATATAGGCAAACTGCACCTAATAAACAATATTTAAACACAATTCTTCTGTGGAAAATCAGTAGCACAGCACAAGCATTAACCCTGCAGGCCACAGACACAgcgatcatttttttttaaaggaaatcgCGACCAGCACTCTTGGCAGTTATGCAGTGTCCTGCTACTGTGCTAGCTTTCCCCAGAGTTCATGCCCGCTACTTGCAACCTAAATTATCGCTCTGAAAACAACCAGACTGTGCCCTGAAGCCTCACAGCAGAGACTAGAAATTGAGAGAAGTCAGTTTTACTTTGACTCAAAATATTACTCAATATCATTATTCAGAAACAACTTGCCACTGTACTTGTTTTGATTTAGTTTTTGGGAAATAGAATTCCATTCCTTAAGTTTAGCAGGGAAGTATTCCACAGGTATcagagattttatgttcactgattCAGTGGCAAAAGGTAGAGGTTGCCCAAAAATTGTGATTGTATAAGTTTGATGAAAAACGCCAATAATTACCCTCTGTCTGAACAACACGTCTGTTCCACCAGATTGAACAAAGACTCAGAGTCCACTTGTTGAAAGATCAATAAGATAAGTGGAAGGTAGTCCATGTAAAGGAACTAAGCTATTCTTCATAGAGGACTGGAGGATGCAATTTGAAAATTCACAACCCTTGAACAGGATTAGGAACTGACCTGGAGTGGGATAACAAATTTTGGGTGATGATAACACATCAAGAAGTTAAGTGGATTCAGACCAACTTTCATCTTGAATAATGTGATCAATATCTGGTGAGAAGCGCAATGGATGGTTTTTGCAAACTTTCATGTCATGTTTAAATTTCCTCTCGTTTCCTTGACCAACGACCCACTGCCCAACAATAGCGCACTAATGAAAATATGTTTCTCTGTGGCATCTATTTGAGTGAAGGAGCAATGATTTAGAAATAACCACTTCTGGATAGTGGAAAGGATGATTGtaaaggtgtttagaaatgtcttaaagcaaactaaagatcataaggtagacaaaaatgctggagaaactatttttccagcatctgcagttctttcttaaagatcaTAAGGGATCAGCTGTTTGATTTAATGGACATCTTGACATTCAGTTTACAGAATACTTTAACTTACACAAGGCTCACAGAACCAATTGTCCCTCTTCTGGCATGCAGCCAAATAGCATTCTGGACAAACTTCAATTTCATTCATCTATTTTTTAAGGGGAAAGAGGAGAAACATATTAGCTTGAAACCACATCTTTTCTTCAATGGAGCAAAGCATCAACTAAAACCACAAACAGTGGACATCCGAGAGAGTGAATAGCTGACAGA is drawn from Leucoraja erinacea ecotype New England chromosome 21, Leri_hhj_1, whole genome shotgun sequence and contains these coding sequences:
- the zmynd8 gene encoding MYND-type zinc finger-containing chromatin reader ZMYND8 isoform X6 produces the protein MLKIDNRSSWTQKGLLEISSIFVPPTTSLAEDPPKQEEEDEEEEEEEEGEEEEEEIEEEEEEEGGEERGEEEVKGMEISTRSRDLGSGERTGLKRKQLSPQPSSNGHSPQDESLSPIKKKKKPGLANSSKEQLTLRRGPFASMKQPFTKDLLHVVPQDGRNDFYCWVCHREGQVLCCELCPRVYHAKCLKLNAEPEGDWFCPECEKITVAECIETQSKAMTMLTIDQLSYLLKFALQKMKQPGTEPFQKPVSLEQHPDYAEYIFHPMDICTLEKNVKKKMYGCTEAFLADVKWILHNCIIYNGDFCVAANHKLTATAKVIIKICEHEMNEIEVCPECYLAACQKRDNWFCEPCSNPHPLVWAKLKGFPFWPAKALRDKEGQVDARFFGQHDRAWVPINNCYLMSREIPFSVKKTKSIFNSAMQEMEVYVENIRKKFGTFNYAPFRSPYTPNNQFQMLKDPQNPAAGTAKPDKYEKIKLNFDMTASPKIVLSKSLLIGGPSQRISLMDTPRSPMSTNSSVHTGSDLETDPTEKSMKATSSHFSASEESMDFIDRSTDRSKAEMDLKELSESVVQSAPVLLTSPKKHPVRSSFLLNLDKTIESCKAQLGINEISEDVDAGAEHSDSEDSEKSDTSDSEYASDEGPKLNNGQEEREEKDGTRSEKESPFVKKKPKHLVVHGEVKQETNPSSLVAKNEALGKEKANGDSDKEHIEKIKNLHQGTKEKLGNKDETDSPTVHLGLDSDSDNELVIDLGDESKEAVREGKKGEKSKKESTPTMKESPASSNTESKASPTATVSSQPKGEVASSHPSLPSQTPSTTITTAASAVSTSTVSAATVSNSPVKKQRPLLPKETVPSVQRAVVWNPSTKFQTSSQKWHLQKVQRQQQQQQVPTTQQQQSQNTGTRYQTRLAVKAVQQKEATLATSTSSITLVTSTSSLSAAGSSSAVVNTASSSVYNTDLPIATPSADVAADLTKYTNKMMEAIKGTMTEIYNDFSRNSSGNTIAEIRRMKIEIDKLQWLHQQELAEMKHNLELTMAEMRQSLEQEKDRMVAEIKKQIEAEKQQAVDETKKKQWCANCRKEAIFYCCWNTSYCDYPCQQAHWPEHMKSCTQSATATQQEPESEVNSEALNKSAQPAPTVQQSPPEAKAGQNDKDPSPDKNKENVTVEAGVTSHQPIKLVQVQAPSAT